The uncultured Ilyobacter sp. nucleotide sequence AACAAAACTAAAGGGGCAAAATTCTCCACTTTAGATAAGATTGCTAAAGCTTTAGATATTTCTATTGATGAGCTTTTTGACCGTGAAGACTATTAAGATCTAAAGGAGGATTTTTAATGAAAAAGTTTTTAAAAAGTAATTTACATTACCTAGTTATAGCTGGGATGTTTACTTTAGTTCAGGAGGTTGGTATGGCGTCGTCTTCAGACATGCCCTTTGTCGGACCTCTTGAAGAGATTATGTTGGCAATCACAGGTCCGGTTGCTAAATATTTAGCGATTATCTGTGTTGCAGGATGTGGTCTAGCTATGTCCTTTGGGGAAATGGGAGGAGCTATGAAAAGACTTGTTAATATTGTCTTTGGTATTTCAATAGTTTTTGCTGCAGTTAGCTGGGTTCCAACCTTCTTCAGTTTTTCAGGTGGAGTTAATTTCTAAGGAGGGGAGCTATGAACTATAAACCGGATACCTCCCCTTTGGTTACTAATTCTCAAAAGATAAACCCCATGGATTCATGGCATGACAGATACTTAAATCTGTCTAAGGGAATTAGAAACTGGCAGTTAGCTTTTTTTCTTATCTTTATTCTTTTTACCGGTTCTCTTATAGCCACATATTTCATAAGTATCAAAGCAACCTTTGTTCCATACATAATTGAAGTTGAGAAAAATGGAAAAGTTAACTCTATAGGCAAACCACTAGAGCAAAATTATAAAGTAACTGAGGGACAGATCAAATATTTTTTACGTCAATTTATTCTAAACACCAGAACAATATCTTTAGATCCAGTTCTTTATGGAAAAAAATATAAGGAAGCCTTCTATTTTGTGAGCAAACAGTCAAAGCAAAAGCTTGGATTATTGTATGAAGAAGATAAAGTTCTTGAAAAATTAACGGCTAAAGAAACGGTTTCACCAGAGATTATTTCTATTAATAAAATTGCCGGTACTCCAAACTCTTACCAAATAAGATGGTCTGAAACATATTTTGGAAAAGATGGAGGAATAAAGGGGAAGAAACAGTATTCTGGAATTTACACGCTCTCTTCAAATCCTCCTCAAACTGAGGAAGCATTATACAGGAATCCACTTGGAATCATTATCGAGGATTTTTCACAGTCTATTGAGATATAGAAGGAGAATGAAAATGAAAAAATTAATATTAGGAACTTTTATCTTTGTTAGCTGCCTTTCATTCTCAGAAGAATCAACTTATCGAGATTTTTCCATGAAAGAACCAGTTATAAGATCTGGATTAAAAGAAGCTAAAGAAAACATTGCGAGAAGTTTTGTTTTTAATCAGGGAGATATGTATAGAGTCTATGCTAGAGAGGGATTTCTAACAACAATATTACTTCAGCCAGGAGAGGAAGTGACATTCTTAGGTGGTGGAGATACCTCTAGATGGGCTATTGAACAAGCATTAACAGGATCTAACGAAGGGGAAAGAATTGCAATCTATATCAAGCCATTTCAACAAGAAATAAAAACAAATTTGATTATTAATACAAACAAAAGGCAGTACCATTTTTTTCTTCAAAGTGCAAAAAATTATTATAACCCTTTAGTTAGTTTTATATATCCTAGAGAAGCTCAATTGAAATACAAAATTGAAAAACTTAAGGATGAACAACAATTGACTCCAGTAAATACCGAGAACCTTTTCTTTGGATATAAGATAAATCACTCAAGGTATAAAATAGCTCCCTCACAGGTATTTGATGACGGGAATAAAACATTTCTGATAATGAAAAATGAAGTAAAAAGCTCTGAAGCTCCTGTAATCTATTTAGAAGACCCTCTTACGGGAGATACGGCGTTAGTGAACTACAGAATCAAAGGGAATTATTATATAGTTGATCGTATTTTTGATAAAGCAATTATAAAACTTGGTAAAAAAGAAGTAAAAATTAAGAGAACTATTAATTCTAATAGAAAAAGGAAGGATAATATTAAGCTATCTGGTCGTAGAGGTGAGCTTTGATATGTCAGAAAGTTCTAATGAAAAACAAGTGAAAAAAGATGTGATTCCAGGAAAACATATAAACAAAAGGTCTTTAATAATAGCGTT carries:
- a CDS encoding helix-turn-helix transcriptional regulator, which gives rise to MKSIILKKSISISELSERTSLDYKSLHNIISNKTKGAKFSTLDKIAKALDISIDELFDREDY
- a CDS encoding TrbC/VirB2 family protein, with amino-acid sequence MKKFLKSNLHYLVIAGMFTLVQEVGMASSSDMPFVGPLEEIMLAITGPVAKYLAIICVAGCGLAMSFGEMGGAMKRLVNIVFGISIVFAAVSWVPTFFSFSGGVNF
- a CDS encoding type IV secretion system protein — protein: MNYKPDTSPLVTNSQKINPMDSWHDRYLNLSKGIRNWQLAFFLIFILFTGSLIATYFISIKATFVPYIIEVEKNGKVNSIGKPLEQNYKVTEGQIKYFLRQFILNTRTISLDPVLYGKKYKEAFYFVSKQSKQKLGLLYEEDKVLEKLTAKETVSPEIISINKIAGTPNSYQIRWSETYFGKDGGIKGKKQYSGIYTLSSNPPQTEEALYRNPLGIIIEDFSQSIEI
- a CDS encoding TrbG/VirB9 family P-type conjugative transfer protein gives rise to the protein MKKLILGTFIFVSCLSFSEESTYRDFSMKEPVIRSGLKEAKENIARSFVFNQGDMYRVYAREGFLTTILLQPGEEVTFLGGGDTSRWAIEQALTGSNEGERIAIYIKPFQQEIKTNLIINTNKRQYHFFLQSAKNYYNPLVSFIYPREAQLKYKIEKLKDEQQLTPVNTENLFFGYKINHSRYKIAPSQVFDDGNKTFLIMKNEVKSSEAPVIYLEDPLTGDTALVNYRIKGNYYIVDRIFDKAIIKLGKKEVKIKRTINSNRKRKDNIKLSGRRGEL